From Abyssibius alkaniclasticus:
CCCTGCTTAAGGCGCGCGGATACGAGACGGCGCGCATTGGCGTGGAGCTAGACAATTACTATTATTCCGCCGCCGCCCATATCACCCTTGTCATGGGCCTGCCCGATGCGCAATTTGTCGATGCAAACGGCCTTGTGAACTGGCAGCGCGCCATCAAATCGCCGCGCGAAATCGCCTATATGCGCGGGGCGGCCAGCATTACCGACAAGATGCACGCCGCCATAGTGGAGCGGGCTGAACCCGGAATGCGCAAGAACGACCTTGTCGCCGAAATTTACGCCGCAGGCATTCGCGGCACCGATGAATTTTGGGGCGACTACCCCGCCATTGTGCCGCTTGCACCTTCGGGGCTGGATGCCACTGCCGCGCATCTCACATGGGATGGCGCGCCTTTGCGCAAGAACGAAAGCACCTTCTTTGAAATCGCCGGTGTGCATCGCCGCTATCATGTGCCGCAATCACGCACGCTGTTCCTGGGTGCCGCGCCGCAAAAATACCTCGACGCCGAAGCCGCCGTGCTTGATGCGGTCGAGGCCGGGCTGGAACAGGCCAAACCGGGCAATCTGTGCGAAGACATCGCCAACGCCTTCAACGCCGCGCTCAACAAGGCGGGCTTCAATAAAGATGGTCGCTGCGGCTATTCCATCGGCCTGTCCTACCCGCCCGATTGGGGCGAGCGCACCATGTCGTTCCGCGCGGGCGATAAATCGGTGCTGGCGGCCGGCATGTGCTTTCACTTCATGCCCGCACTCTGGCTCGATGATGGCGGCCTGGAAATCACCGAACCCATTCTGATTACCGAGAATGGTTACGAGTGTCTTTGCACCACAGAACGGCGGTTATTCATCAAGGATTAGGCCAAAATCTGCCCCAAACCACTGAATTTGCGCAACAATCCAGAAATTTTTCCAATTGGTCAAAAAAATTCTGGATTTTCACCCCCCATGCGCGCAGAATTGCCCAAAACAGATGGGGGATTCTATGGCCGGGCTTAGCACTCATGTCCTTGACACCGCGCGCGGCGCACCTGCGGCGGGGCTGAAAATTGAACTTTTTGCCGATCCGGGTGGCGCGCGCCGCCCGCTTGGCACATTCACCACCAATGCCGATGGCCGCACCGACGGGCTGCTGATTGCGCCCGAAGATATGGCCAGCGGCAGTTACGAGCTGGTCTTTCATGTCGGCGATTATCTGCGCGCAGGCGGGCTGGTGGATGATGGCGAGCTGTTTCTTGATATCGTGCCGCTGCGCTTTGGTGTGCGCGACCCGGCCCAGCATTACCACGTGCCGTTGCTCGTCTCTCCCTTTGCTTATTCCACCTACAGGGGTAGCTGAATGGCCAGGCGCAATCATCTGCACTTCATCCTGAATGATGCACCCGTCAGCTTGGCCGAGATCGGGGCCAGCGATACTTTGCTCGACTTTCTGCGCCTTCATTGCAACCTGACCGGCACCAAGGAAGGCTGCGCCGAGGGCGATTGCGGCGCCTGCACCGTGCTGGTTGGGCGGCGCAGCGCGCGCGGGCTGGTTTACGAGGCGGTCAATGCCTGCATCCGCCTCATGCCCAGCCTTGATGGGTGCCATGTCGTCACGGTCGAACACCTGTCGGGCCAGGGCGGTGCGCTGCACCCCGTGCAGCAGGCCATGCTCGACCATCACGGCAGCCAATGCGGCTTTTGCACGCCCGGCATCGTCATGTCGCTCTATGCGCTCTGGATGGATAACCCAAAGCCGAGCGTGGCCGAGATCGAGGTGGCACTACAAGGCAACCTGTGCCGCTGCACCGGCTACGCCCCGATCTTGCGCGCCGCCAGGGCCGCCAGCGAGATGGGCGGGCAGGGGATGGATGCGCTGATCAGTCACCGTGCGGAAATGGACACAAGGCTCGCCGCACTCGCCGATGGCGCGCGGGTAGAGCTGTCGCGAAGCGGCACAGACCGCGCCATCATCCCCGCCAGTCTGGCCGATCTTGCCGAGGTTCTGGCGGCGCATGAAAACCCGACCATCGTTGCGGGCTCGACCGATGTCGGCCTGTGGATCACCAAACACATGCGCGATATTTCGCCCGCCGTGTTCATCACCAATCTGGCCGAGCTTCAGACGATCACGCAAGACGCCTCCGGCCTGACCCTGGGCGCGGGTGTTACCTATACCGATGCCGCGCCCGCGCTGCTGGCCGCCTATCCGCAGCTTGCCGAATTCTGGCCACGCATTGGCGGCGCGCAGGTGCGCAATATGGGCACGGTGGGCGGCAATGTCGCCAACGGCTCGCCCATTGGCGACACACCGCCGGTGCTGATCGCGCTGGGTGCCGAGGTAGCGCTGACATCGACGCGCGGCAACCGCCGCATACCCGTTCAGGATTTCTTCATCGCATATGGCAAGCAAGACCGTGCGGCAGACGAGTTCGTCTCCGCGCTCCACATTCCGCCGCTTGCGGCCGATGCGCTGTTTTGCGGTTACAAAGTAACTAAAAGGCGGGATGAAGACATTTCGGCGGTTGCAGCGGGCTTTTTGGTGCAAAAAGACGGTTACAATGTAACTTCTGCGCGGCTGGCCTATGGCGGCATGGCGGGCACCCCCTTGCGCGCCAAAAAGGCCGAGGCGGCGCTTATCGGCCAGCCCTTCACCCGTGAAAGCTTTGCCGCCGCCGCGCGCGCCATTGCCGATGATTTCACCCCGCTGACCGATTGGCGCGCCTCAAAAGAATATCGCGCCACGGTCGCCGCGAACCTGCTGTTGCGCTTTTATGACCAGATGGCCGGGGAAGACGAAACCTTGACATTGCGGCAGGAGAATGTGGCATGACCAAAGCCCTGCAAGGTGCCATCCACACCGAAGAACCCCATGACTCCGCCCGCCTGCATGTCACTGGTGCTGCGGACTATACCGACGATATTCCCAGCCCTGCCAATACGTTACACGCCTATCTTGGCCTGTCGACAATCGCACGGGCAACCATTACCAGCATGGACCTGTCGGCCGTGCGCGCCGCCCCCGGCGTGGTCGATGTGATTGTCGCAGCCGACATTCCCGGCCATAACGATATCAGCCCGACGGGGTTGAATGACGAGCCTGTTCTGGCCGATTCCGAGGTTGCCTTCTGGGGCCAGCCGCTGTTTGCCGTCATCGCCAAAACCCGCGATCAGGCCCGCCGGGCCGCGCAACTGGCCAAGGTGGCATATGACGGGTTGCCGCATGTTTGCGATGTGGGCGAGGCAATGGAAAAGGGCTACCCCCATGTCACCAAACCGCTCACGCTGGAACGCGGCGATATCGCCAGTGCAATGGCCGGCGCGCCCCATAGAATAAAGGGTGAAATGCGTGTCGGCGGGCAGGACCATTTCTATCTGGAAGGCCATATCGCGCTGGCTATTCCGGGGGAAAACGGCGCGGTTCAGGTCTATTCCAGCACCCAGCACCCCAGCGAAGTGCAGCATATGGTGGCGCATGTTCTGGGCAAAAACAGCCATGATGTAACCATTACCGTGCGCCGTATGGGCGGTGGATTTGGCGGCAAGGAAACCCAGCCGAACCTGTTCGCCGCCGTGGCTGCCGTGGCCGCGTCCAAGCATAAATGCGCTGTAAAACTGCGCCCGGATCGCGATGACGATATGGTTGCCACCGGAAAAAGGCATGACTTTCTCATCACTTACGAGGTGGGCTTTGATGATGCTGGCCGCATTCTGGCGGTTGACGGCAGCTTTGCCGCGCGCTGTGGCTTTTCCGCCGATCTGTCCGGCCCGGTCACTGATCGTGCGCTGTTTCATGCCGACAACGCCTATTTCTACCCCGCCGTGCGGCTTGTCTCGCGCCCGATGAAGACCGACACCGTTTCAAACACCGCCTTTCGGGGCTTTGGCGGCCCGCAGGGGGTGATTGCGGCGGAACGGATCATCGAGGAGATCGCCTATCATCGCGGGATGGACACGCTCGCCGTGCGCCGCGCCAACCTCTATGCAGATGGGCGCGACATCACGCCCTATCATCAGACCGTGGCTGATAACATCATGCCGCAACTCCTTGATCAGATAGAGAAATCATCCGACTATCAGGCGCGGCGCGCTGCCGTTCTGGCGCATAATGCCAGGGGCATAACGCTGCGAAAGGGCATTGCGCTGACGCCGGTGAAATTCGGCATTTCCTTCACCGCGACCTGGTATAATCAGGCCGGTGCGCTGCTGCATATCTATAATGATGGCTCTATGCTGCTCAATCATGGTGGCACCGAAATGGGCCAGGGCCTGTTTACCAAGGTGGCACAGGTGGTCGCCGATTGTTTTCAGGTTGATCTGGGGCGCGTGCGGGTTACGGCAACGACCACCGACAAGGTGCCAAATACATCAGCCACCGCGGCGAGTTCGGGCACCGATCTGAACGGCATGGCTGCGCAGGATGCCGCGCTCACCCTTCGCGCCCGACTGGTGGAATTTGCCGCGGCACACTGGAAGGTTTCGCCGCAAGACGTTGAATTTACAGCAGAAGGTGTGCGGGTGGGCGGCGAAGTTATGGGCTTTGAAGCCGTCATCAAAGCCGCCTATATGGCACGTGTTTCGCTTTCGGCCACGGGGTTTTACAAAACCCCCGAAATCCATTGGGATCGTGACGCCGGCAAGGGTCGCCCGTTTTACTATTTCGCCTATGGCGCGGCGGTTTCCGAGGTGGCGATAGACACGCTCACCGGCGAATACCGCATTTTGCGCAGCGATGTGCTGCACGATGTCGGCCGCAGCCTGAACCCGGCACTTGACAAGGGGCAGGTCGAAGGCGCCTTCGTGCAGGGCGTTGGCTGGCTGACCACCGAAGAGCTGTGGTGGGATGACAAGGGCCGCTTGCGCACCCATGCGCCCAGCACCTATAAAATACCGCTGGCCAGTGACTTGCCGCGCGTCTTTAATGTAGAACTTGCAGATTGGGCGCGGGCTGCCGAACCCACGATCCGCCGGTCCAAAGCCGTGGGCGAGCCGCCATTCATGCTGGGCATTTCGGTGTTCGAGGCGCTGTCGATGGCCGTGGCCAGCGTGAAGGACTACAAGACCTGCCCGCGTCTGGATGCGCCCGCAACGCCGGAACGCGTGCTTATGGCTTTGGAGCGGCTGCGTGACTGAACCGGCCGCATTGCGCGCGCTTGTGCATCAAGGCCCGGTAGTGCGGCTTCGTCTGGCGCATGTTGCCGGCTCATCGCCGCGCGCGGCGGGGGCGAGCATGTATGTCGGAGCCGCCGGACAGCTTGGCACGATCGGTGGCGGGCAGCTTGAATATATGGCGCTTGACCAGGCGCGCGCCTTGCTGGCCAGCGGGGGGCTGGCAGCACGCATGGATGTGCCGCTTGGCCCCGAAATCGGCCAGTGCTGCGGCGGGCGCGTGCAGGTTGAACTGACGCGGCTAACCGATCCAGAGGCGGAACTTGTCGCGCTGGAAACCATTCGCCAAACCCACCCGCATGTGCTGATTTTTGGCGCGGGTCATATTGGCCGCGCCCTGGCCCGCGCCGTGCAGCCCTTGCCCTGTGCGGCACGGCTGATCGACAGCCGTGCCGCGGAATTGGCGCTGGCTGCTGACCTGCCCCAGACACTTACCGCACTGCCAGAATCTGAACTGCGGGCCGCGCCTGCGGGCAGCGCCTTCATCATCCTGACCCATGACCATGCGCTCGACTTTCTGCTTGGGGCCGAGGCGCTGGCGCGCCACGATGCCGCCTATTGCGGGATGATCGGCTCGGCCACGAAAGCCGCGCGGTTTGCGCGTTTTTGCCGCGAGCAGGGGCTAAACCCAGGCCCGCTGCATTGCCCGATGGGCCGCAAAACCGCCAGCAAGGAACCGGGCGTGATTGCCGCGATGATTGTCGCAGAGCTTTGGGCGGCGCTGGAAAGCCGCCAAAGTCGCGCCCATATGCCCGCCCGATAAGGCAAGGCGGCATGGGTTCTGGCCCGGGCGCAAATGCAAGGCTTCAGCCCGGCGAAGGGCGATCGAGCAATTGGCCGATTTGTGGATAGGCGCGGCGTATGGCCATCGCCCCTGCGGCGATACAATGGCGCTTTTGTGCAAATTCCAGTGTGCCTATCGTCTGGCGGAACATTGGCCTTATGACCATATCGGCCCGCTCGAAGCGCAGCCGTGCATGTTCATACTGGCAGACTTCGACAGAGCGCAGCATGGCCTGCATTCCGTTTTTCGGGCCGGCGGCATTTTCGCGCTGGCCAGGGTCAACCGCGATCACGACTTCGGCGCCGGTGGCGCGGGCAACATCAACCGGTGCGATGTCGGCATAGGCGCCATCCATCAGCACATACGGGCCGTCGACCAGGGGCGGCAATATCCCGGCCAGTGCCGCGCTGGAATAGACATAATCGGTGGCCCGGCCCTGCGAAAAGACCACACGCTCGCCGGTAAGCATGTCGGTTGCGCAAACGAAAACCGGAATCCGCCCCTCTTGCAGGGTTTTGCCCCGGGTCAGTTCTGTAAGCACATTGCGGCCCCAGGTCTCGGTGCGCGCGCCAACCCCCCAGCCGAAATACATGTCGCGCGCCGCAAGCAAGGCAATGCGCAACCCCCTTATTTTTGCCCTCAGCCCCGGCTGGCGAAAGTCGGGTGCTGCGGGAAACCCGCTGGTATCCATGCCGACCAGCGCATCATACCAGTCATCGTTGAGCGCATAGGTCGCGCCAACAACCGCGCCCATCGACACGCCAACCACAGCACTGGGCATATAGCCACGCGAAATCAGCGCGCGCAAAACACCCGCATGTGACAGGCCACGCGCCCCGCCGCCACTGAATACAAGTGCAAAGGATTTGTGTGGCCGGTTATTGCGCTGGGCGTGGCGGGTCAATGTTCAGGCTCCGTTGTTCAGGTCAATCAACAACGCTTGAATGGCTACGTGCTTGGTTATCCCGCCGATAGACGCTTGCCAAGCCACGGCATTACCAAATGTGGCATTGCCTCGGTCGGTCGAATAAAATTTTTTCTTCTGCCGGTGTAATGTTCAAATTCTGGCAACGTCTTTTCCTCCGACGGTCTTTTGCGATCGCAAGGATGAATCGATAGGAGCCAATATTGAAAACCATGACCCTTGAGGTCCGTGGGCTGTTCGAGATACTCGACCACCTTGCGGTTGAACGCCATCTGTCTGCGCTAAAGGGGGTGCGGCGCGCCCAAGCCAACCCAGCCTCGGCCAGTGTGACCGTGCAGTATGACGAAACCGTTCTGGGCGAAGCGGCGCTGCGCAAGGCAATTGAATCCTGTGGGTTTCATTGTGCTGGTGAGCGGGTTCCGAACCATATCTGCCAGTCGGTGCCTGCCGAACATGCGGGCCATACGGGCCATGCAGCACATGGCAAAAACGCCCCGGCTGGCCACGATGCGATGGCGCATGAAATGGGGCATGGTGGCGGCAAGGACATGGCGGGCATGGTGCGCGACATGCGCAACCGTTTCTGGGTGGCGCTGCTGTTTACCGTGCCGATCTTCATCTATTCGCCGATGGGCGGCATGTTCACACCGCCCGCACCGCCCCTTGGCTTGCGGCTC
This genomic window contains:
- the xdhB gene encoding xanthine dehydrogenase molybdopterin binding subunit: MTKALQGAIHTEEPHDSARLHVTGAADYTDDIPSPANTLHAYLGLSTIARATITSMDLSAVRAAPGVVDVIVAADIPGHNDISPTGLNDEPVLADSEVAFWGQPLFAVIAKTRDQARRAAQLAKVAYDGLPHVCDVGEAMEKGYPHVTKPLTLERGDIASAMAGAPHRIKGEMRVGGQDHFYLEGHIALAIPGENGAVQVYSSTQHPSEVQHMVAHVLGKNSHDVTITVRRMGGGFGGKETQPNLFAAVAAVAASKHKCAVKLRPDRDDDMVATGKRHDFLITYEVGFDDAGRILAVDGSFAARCGFSADLSGPVTDRALFHADNAYFYPAVRLVSRPMKTDTVSNTAFRGFGGPQGVIAAERIIEEIAYHRGMDTLAVRRANLYADGRDITPYHQTVADNIMPQLLDQIEKSSDYQARRAAVLAHNARGITLRKGIALTPVKFGISFTATWYNQAGALLHIYNDGSMLLNHGGTEMGQGLFTKVAQVVADCFQVDLGRVRVTATTTDKVPNTSATAASSGTDLNGMAAQDAALTLRARLVEFAAAHWKVSPQDVEFTAEGVRVGGEVMGFEAVIKAAYMARVSLSATGFYKTPEIHWDRDAGKGRPFYYFAYGAAVSEVAIDTLTGEYRILRSDVLHDVGRSLNPALDKGQVEGAFVQGVGWLTTEELWWDDKGRLRTHAPSTYKIPLASDLPRVFNVELADWARAAEPTIRRSKAVGEPPFMLGISVFEALSMAVASVKDYKTCPRLDAPATPERVLMALERLRD
- a CDS encoding M24 family metallopeptidase, coding for MSYQINNFPTEEYHARIKGTRAEMAARGLDCIIISDPSNMAWISGYDGWSFYVHQAVLLGMEGDPVYWGRGMDAVGAQRTVFMGDDDIVGYPDYLVQNPEIHTMTDLAALLKARGYETARIGVELDNYYYSAAAHITLVMGLPDAQFVDANGLVNWQRAIKSPREIAYMRGAASITDKMHAAIVERAEPGMRKNDLVAEIYAAGIRGTDEFWGDYPAIVPLAPSGLDATAAHLTWDGAPLRKNESTFFEIAGVHRRYHVPQSRTLFLGAAPQKYLDAEAAVLDAVEAGLEQAKPGNLCEDIANAFNAALNKAGFNKDGRCGYSIGLSYPPDWGERTMSFRAGDKSVLAAGMCFHFMPALWLDDGGLEITEPILITENGYECLCTTERRLFIKD
- the xdhA gene encoding xanthine dehydrogenase small subunit; translated protein: MARRNHLHFILNDAPVSLAEIGASDTLLDFLRLHCNLTGTKEGCAEGDCGACTVLVGRRSARGLVYEAVNACIRLMPSLDGCHVVTVEHLSGQGGALHPVQQAMLDHHGSQCGFCTPGIVMSLYALWMDNPKPSVAEIEVALQGNLCRCTGYAPILRAARAASEMGGQGMDALISHRAEMDTRLAALADGARVELSRSGTDRAIIPASLADLAEVLAAHENPTIVAGSTDVGLWITKHMRDISPAVFITNLAELQTITQDASGLTLGAGVTYTDAAPALLAAYPQLAEFWPRIGGAQVRNMGTVGGNVANGSPIGDTPPVLIALGAEVALTSTRGNRRIPVQDFFIAYGKQDRAADEFVSALHIPPLAADALFCGYKVTKRRDEDISAVAAGFLVQKDGYNVTSARLAYGGMAGTPLRAKKAEAALIGQPFTRESFAAAARAIADDFTPLTDWRASKEYRATVAANLLLRFYDQMAGEDETLTLRQENVA
- the uraH gene encoding hydroxyisourate hydrolase — its product is MAGLSTHVLDTARGAPAAGLKIELFADPGGARRPLGTFTTNADGRTDGLLIAPEDMASGSYELVFHVGDYLRAGGLVDDGELFLDIVPLRFGVRDPAQHYHVPLLVSPFAYSTYRGS
- a CDS encoding patatin-like phospholipase family protein, with amino-acid sequence MTRHAQRNNRPHKSFALVFSGGGARGLSHAGVLRALISRGYMPSAVVGVSMGAVVGATYALNDDWYDALVGMDTSGFPAAPDFRQPGLRAKIRGLRIALLAARDMYFGWGVGARTETWGRNVLTELTRGKTLQEGRIPVFVCATDMLTGERVVFSQGRATDYVYSSAALAGILPPLVDGPYVLMDGAYADIAPVDVARATGAEVVIAVDPGQRENAAGPKNGMQAMLRSVEVCQYEHARLRFERADMVIRPMFRQTIGTLEFAQKRHCIAAGAMAIRRAYPQIGQLLDRPSPG
- the xdhC gene encoding xanthine dehydrogenase accessory protein XdhC; the protein is MTEPAALRALVHQGPVVRLRLAHVAGSSPRAAGASMYVGAAGQLGTIGGGQLEYMALDQARALLASGGLAARMDVPLGPEIGQCCGGRVQVELTRLTDPEAELVALETIRQTHPHVLIFGAGHIGRALARAVQPLPCAARLIDSRAAELALAADLPQTLTALPESELRAAPAGSAFIILTHDHALDFLLGAEALARHDAAYCGMIGSATKAARFARFCREQGLNPGPLHCPMGRKTASKEPGVIAAMIVAELWAALESRQSRAHMPAR